A single window of Nyctibius grandis isolate bNycGra1 chromosome Z, bNycGra1.pri, whole genome shotgun sequence DNA harbors:
- the ARHGAP17 gene encoding rho GTPase-activating protein 17 isoform X4 — protein sequence MKKQFNRMKQLANQTVGRAEKTEVLSEDLLQIERRLDTVRSVCHIAQKRLIACFQGQHGTDPDKRHKKLPLTALAQNMQEGSVQLSDETLLGKMLDTCGDAENKLAMELSQHEVQIEREVLDPLCLLTETEIPNIQKQRKQLAKLVLDWDSARGRYNQAHKTSGTNFQVHPSKIESLKEEMDEAGNKVEQCKDQLAADMYNFVSKEGEYARCFVMLLEAQADYHRKALAVIEKVLPEIQAHQDKWTEKPAFGTPLEEHLKRSGREIAVPIEACVMMLLETGMREEGLFRIAAGASKLKKLKAALDCSTSQLDEFYSDPHAVAGALKSYLRELPEPLMTYGLYEEWTQAANIQDQDKKLQELWRICNRLPKHYHANFRYLIKFLAKLAQNSDVNKMTPSNIAIVLGPNLLWAKNEGSLAEMAAATSVHVVAVIEPIIQHADWFFPGDQDFNVSGAFVAIPAVNSNHLSHTGNEYESGTLERKRPVSMTVMEGDLLKKESFGVKVMEFQANPRRCGTINRKHTSPAFQPPLPPTEAGGLAQSGAEQHSQASVAETSPVGAGFALSAGTAEQLQSQGNEDVSTSKSKDNSSSATPPPVRNGGHAGPVQNQATSSTNQLSVNQPQNAAGPSPHSMRRAVKKPAPAPPKPANPPPGQPGGQSSAPAPQPPSVSPKPPARSSSPPAQHANQGAAQTSTSQVSAPRRYSSSLSPIQAPSHPPPQPPTQATPPLQPKSNSQASPPAAPSSEHGPEQPCYTPPQTPTPPDTPPLGKHTTSSSSSQPSTQEPSQSHSPPQSGTLPRPRPVPKPRNRPSVPPPPHPPSQLAGDGMVANPTQTASKIVTGGDGYCE from the exons gGCTGAGAAAACGGAGGTGCTCAGTGAAGACCTGTTGCAG ATCGAGAGACGTCTTGACACTGTGAGATCCGTTTGCCATATTGCACAGAAGCGACTGATCGCGTGTTTTCAGGGCCAGCATGGTACAGATCCTGATAAGAGACAT AAAAAACTTCCTCTGACAGCTCTTGCTCAAAATATGCAAGAGGGATCTGTCCAGCTAAGTGATGAGACTCTGTTGGG GAAAATGCTAGATACGTGTGGCGATGCAGAGAACAAACTGGCAATGGAGCTCTCTCAGCATGAAGTACAGATCGAAAGAGAAGTTTTAGATCCACTGTGTCTGCTGACAGAG ACAGAGATCCCGAATATTcagaagcagaggaagcagcTTGCAAAGCTGGTGTTGGATTGGGATTCTGCAAGAGGAAg GTATAATCAAGCCCACAAGACTTCAGGAACAAATTTTCAAGTGCATCCTTCAAAAATAGAATCTCTTAAGGAAGAGATGGATGAAGCTGGAAATAAAGTAGAACAATGCAAG gatCAGCTAGCAGCAGACATGTATAACtttgtgtccaaagaaggggaATACGCTAGATGCTTTGTTATG TTATTAGAAGCACAAGCAGATTACCATAGAAAAGCATTAGCAGTCATAGAAAAGGTCCTACCCGAAATTCAAGCCCATCAAG ACAAATGGACTGAAAAACCAGCTTTTGGAACTCCATTAGAAGAGCATCTCAAGCGCAGTGGTCGTGAAATTGCAGTCCCCATTGAAGCCTGTGTAATGATGCTTTTGGAAACGGGGATGAGAGAAGAG GGTTTATTCAGAATTGCTGCTGGAGCCTCCAAGTTAAAAAAGCTGAAAGCTGCCTTGGACTGTTCAACTTCTCAGCTTGATGAGTTTTATTCCGATCCCCATGCCGTTGCAG GTGCCTTGAAATCCTATTTGCGAGAGTTGCCAGAGCCCTTAATGACCTATGGTCTGTATGAAGAATGGACACAAGCTGCAAA tattcAGGACCAGGATAAGAAGCTACAAGAGTTGTGGAGAATTTGTAACCGATTACCTAAGCATTATCATGCTAATTTCAG gTATTTAATCAAATTTTTAGCAAAGCTTGCACAGAACAGCGATGTTAACAAAATGACACCCAGCAATATTGCAATAGTCTTGGGCCCCAACTTGTTATGGGCAAAGAATGAAGG ATCCCTTGCTGAAATGGCAGCAGCGACTTCAGTCCATGTGGTAGCAGTTATTGAGCCAATTATTCAGCATGCAGACTGGTTCTTCCCCGGAG ATCAAGATTTCAATGTGTCTGGGGCATTTGTTGCAATTCCTGCTGTTAATTCGAATCACTTGTCACACACTGGGAATGAATATGAATCTGGGACACTGGAACGGAAGAGGCCTGTTAGTATGACTGTGATGGAAGGGGATTTGTTGAAGAAGGAAAG CTTTGGTGTGAAGGTTATGGAGTTCCAAGCGAATCCTCGGAGATGTGGCACTATAAATAGAAAGCACACATCCCCAGCTTTCCAGCCACCGCTCCCGCCCACGGAGGCTGGCGGGCTGGCGCAGTCGGGAGCCGAGCAGCACTCACAAGCTTCTGTGGCTGAAACAAGCCCAGTGGGTGCTGGCTTTGCTCTCTCTGCTGGCACAGCAGAACAGTTACAAAGTCAAGGCAATGAGGATGTCAG taccTCAAAATCTAAGGACAACTCGTCTTCAGCTACTCCTCCACCCGTGAGAAACGGCGGGCACGCGGGCCCTGTCCAGAACCAGGCAACAAGCAGCACTAATCAGCTTTCTGTTAATCAGCCCCAGAATGCGGCAGGTCCCAGTCCCCATTCGATGAGGAGAG CTGTTAAAAAGCCTGCGCCAGCCCCTCCCAAGCCAGCCAACCCTCCGCCGGGGCAGCCAGGAGGCCAAagctctgccccagctcctcAGCCACCCTCTGTCTCTCCAAAACCACCTGCTAGAAGTTCTTCTCCTCCTGCTCAACATGCAAACCAAGGAGCAGCCCAGACCTCCACTTCCCAGGTTTCTGCACCTCGGAGATATTCCAGCAGCCTCTCCCCAATCCAAGCTCCCAGCCATCCACCACCACAGCCCCCAACACAGGCTACTCCTCCACTGCAGCCCAAATCAAACAGTCAAgcatctcctcctgctgcaCCCAGCAGTGAGCATGGACCAGAGCAGCCCTGTTACACTCCTCCGCAGACTCCAACACCACCCGATACTCCCCCTCTAGGAAAACATACCACTAGTTCCTCATCGTCACAGCCATCTACTCAAGAACCCTCCCAGTCTCACTCTCCACCTCAGAGCGGTACGCTGCCGAGGCCACGGCCGGTACCAAAGCCCAGAAACAGACCTAGTGTTCCCCCTCCGCCTCATCCTCCTTCTCAGCTGGCTGGAGATGGTATGGTTGCAAATCCCACGCAAACAGCTTCCAAAATAGTAACAG GTGGGGATGGTTACTGCGAATAA
- the ARHGAP17 gene encoding rho GTPase-activating protein 17 isoform X5 — MKKQFNRMKQLANQTVGRAEKTEVLSEDLLQIERRLDTVRSVCHIAQKRLIACFQGQHGTDPDKRHKKLPLTALAQNMQEGSVQLSDETLLGKMLDTCGDAENKLAMELSQHEVQIEREVLDPLCLLTETEIPNIQKQRKQLAKLVLDWDSARGRYNQAHKTSGTNFQVHPSKIESLKEEMDEAGNKVEQCKDQLAADMYNFVSKEGEYARCFVMLLEAQADYHRKALAVIEKVLPEIQAHQDKWTEKPAFGTPLEEHLKRSGREIAVPIEACVMMLLETGMREEGLFRIAAGASKLKKLKAALDCSTSQLDEFYSDPHAVAGALKSYLRELPEPLMTYGLYEEWTQAANIQDQDKKLQELWRICNRLPKHYHANFRYLIKFLAKLAQNSDVNKMTPSNIAIVLGPNLLWAKNEGSLAEMAAATSVHVVAVIEPIIQHADWFFPGDQDFNVSGAFVAIPAVNSNHLSHTGNEYESGTLERKRPVSMTVMEGDLLKKESFGVKVMEFQANPRRCGTINRKHTSPAFQPPLPPTEAGGLAQSGAEQHSQASVAETSPVGAGFALSAGTAEQLQSQGNEDVSTSKSKDNSSSATPPPVRNGGHAGPVQNQATSSTNQLSVNQPQNAAGPSPHSMRRAVKKPAPAPPKPANPPPGQPGGQSSAPAPQPPSVSPKPPARSSSPPAQHANQGAAQTSTSQVSAPRRYSSSLSPIQAPSHPPPQPPTQATPPLQPKSNSQASPPAAPSSEHGPEQPCYTPPQTPTPPDTPPLGKHTTSSSSSQPSTQEPSQSHSPPQSGTLPRPRPVPKPRNRPSVPPPPHPPSQLAGDGMVANPTQTASKIVTDV; from the exons gGCTGAGAAAACGGAGGTGCTCAGTGAAGACCTGTTGCAG ATCGAGAGACGTCTTGACACTGTGAGATCCGTTTGCCATATTGCACAGAAGCGACTGATCGCGTGTTTTCAGGGCCAGCATGGTACAGATCCTGATAAGAGACAT AAAAAACTTCCTCTGACAGCTCTTGCTCAAAATATGCAAGAGGGATCTGTCCAGCTAAGTGATGAGACTCTGTTGGG GAAAATGCTAGATACGTGTGGCGATGCAGAGAACAAACTGGCAATGGAGCTCTCTCAGCATGAAGTACAGATCGAAAGAGAAGTTTTAGATCCACTGTGTCTGCTGACAGAG ACAGAGATCCCGAATATTcagaagcagaggaagcagcTTGCAAAGCTGGTGTTGGATTGGGATTCTGCAAGAGGAAg GTATAATCAAGCCCACAAGACTTCAGGAACAAATTTTCAAGTGCATCCTTCAAAAATAGAATCTCTTAAGGAAGAGATGGATGAAGCTGGAAATAAAGTAGAACAATGCAAG gatCAGCTAGCAGCAGACATGTATAACtttgtgtccaaagaaggggaATACGCTAGATGCTTTGTTATG TTATTAGAAGCACAAGCAGATTACCATAGAAAAGCATTAGCAGTCATAGAAAAGGTCCTACCCGAAATTCAAGCCCATCAAG ACAAATGGACTGAAAAACCAGCTTTTGGAACTCCATTAGAAGAGCATCTCAAGCGCAGTGGTCGTGAAATTGCAGTCCCCATTGAAGCCTGTGTAATGATGCTTTTGGAAACGGGGATGAGAGAAGAG GGTTTATTCAGAATTGCTGCTGGAGCCTCCAAGTTAAAAAAGCTGAAAGCTGCCTTGGACTGTTCAACTTCTCAGCTTGATGAGTTTTATTCCGATCCCCATGCCGTTGCAG GTGCCTTGAAATCCTATTTGCGAGAGTTGCCAGAGCCCTTAATGACCTATGGTCTGTATGAAGAATGGACACAAGCTGCAAA tattcAGGACCAGGATAAGAAGCTACAAGAGTTGTGGAGAATTTGTAACCGATTACCTAAGCATTATCATGCTAATTTCAG gTATTTAATCAAATTTTTAGCAAAGCTTGCACAGAACAGCGATGTTAACAAAATGACACCCAGCAATATTGCAATAGTCTTGGGCCCCAACTTGTTATGGGCAAAGAATGAAGG ATCCCTTGCTGAAATGGCAGCAGCGACTTCAGTCCATGTGGTAGCAGTTATTGAGCCAATTATTCAGCATGCAGACTGGTTCTTCCCCGGAG ATCAAGATTTCAATGTGTCTGGGGCATTTGTTGCAATTCCTGCTGTTAATTCGAATCACTTGTCACACACTGGGAATGAATATGAATCTGGGACACTGGAACGGAAGAGGCCTGTTAGTATGACTGTGATGGAAGGGGATTTGTTGAAGAAGGAAAG CTTTGGTGTGAAGGTTATGGAGTTCCAAGCGAATCCTCGGAGATGTGGCACTATAAATAGAAAGCACACATCCCCAGCTTTCCAGCCACCGCTCCCGCCCACGGAGGCTGGCGGGCTGGCGCAGTCGGGAGCCGAGCAGCACTCACAAGCTTCTGTGGCTGAAACAAGCCCAGTGGGTGCTGGCTTTGCTCTCTCTGCTGGCACAGCAGAACAGTTACAAAGTCAAGGCAATGAGGATGTCAG taccTCAAAATCTAAGGACAACTCGTCTTCAGCTACTCCTCCACCCGTGAGAAACGGCGGGCACGCGGGCCCTGTCCAGAACCAGGCAACAAGCAGCACTAATCAGCTTTCTGTTAATCAGCCCCAGAATGCGGCAGGTCCCAGTCCCCATTCGATGAGGAGAG CTGTTAAAAAGCCTGCGCCAGCCCCTCCCAAGCCAGCCAACCCTCCGCCGGGGCAGCCAGGAGGCCAAagctctgccccagctcctcAGCCACCCTCTGTCTCTCCAAAACCACCTGCTAGAAGTTCTTCTCCTCCTGCTCAACATGCAAACCAAGGAGCAGCCCAGACCTCCACTTCCCAGGTTTCTGCACCTCGGAGATATTCCAGCAGCCTCTCCCCAATCCAAGCTCCCAGCCATCCACCACCACAGCCCCCAACACAGGCTACTCCTCCACTGCAGCCCAAATCAAACAGTCAAgcatctcctcctgctgcaCCCAGCAGTGAGCATGGACCAGAGCAGCCCTGTTACACTCCTCCGCAGACTCCAACACCACCCGATACTCCCCCTCTAGGAAAACATACCACTAGTTCCTCATCGTCACAGCCATCTACTCAAGAACCCTCCCAGTCTCACTCTCCACCTCAGAGCGGTACGCTGCCGAGGCCACGGCCGGTACCAAAGCCCAGAAACAGACCTAGTGTTCCCCCTCCGCCTCATCCTCCTTCTCAGCTGGCTGGAGATGGTATGGTTGCAAATCCCACGCAAACAGCTTCCAAAATAGTAACAG ATGTTTGA